A DNA window from Onthophagus taurus isolate NC chromosome 1, IU_Otau_3.0, whole genome shotgun sequence contains the following coding sequences:
- the LOC111417366 gene encoding protein claret segregational: protein MDKPTSRLPLKRKLPISNNEQSSSNKPHLNRPKNLRRSKSVTDLKLSKGLESTSVVTLGKRPAPVMKAPIVKPPKLVKANPKPEKENNSKPHPRIAPYDYKGRFNALSERFDKFKAAHLTCKDTQNSYEDLSKKYESLKDEFDEMKPKYELQYAELSKYKSDCKDLKKEVTSLKTKLQKSDNVVKYLQIQSEEQEIKIEKLNDTNQKFELRLEDMGNLIDKQRKRIEEADKERRVLHNLVQELKGNIRVFCRVRPPLSTEDQRLTLDVNYNSDKIEIRTPQTSSVNAKTNAPLVQEFSYDAVFPPRATQKEIFEDLDMLVQSALDGYHVCVFAYGQTGSGKTYTMQGNPSENDRGMIPRSVESLFKRISDLKIAGWTYEVEASFLEVYNEQIKDLLNPLSKLPHEIKYNEGKGVIVTNLEIKTVKSDSELQALISTADRNRAVAVTNYNEHSSRSHSVTKITLRGVGDNNTTILNGSINLVDLAGSENAKLSDTITETKHINKSLAALGNVMLALHNGNRHVPYRNSKLTYLLGSCLGGNSKTLMFLNIAPFQDCFSETINALRFAQQVKNVKMNFKKNKCML, encoded by the exons ATGGATAAACCTACTTCTCGTTTACCATTGAAGAGAAAATTACCAATTTCTAATAACGAACAATCATCGTCAAATAAACCGCATTTAAACCGGCCCAAAA attTGAGACGTTCTAAATCAGTTACTGATTTGAAGCTATCGAAAGGTTTGGAATCAACATCTGTTGTAACATTAGGAAAACGACCAGCCCCTGTTATGAAAGCACCAATCGTAAAACCACCGAAGCTAGTAAAAGCGAATCCTAAACCGGAAAAAGAGAATAATAGTAAGCCACATCCTCGTATAGCACCATACGATTACAAAGGCAGATTCAATGCTTTATCTGAACGTTTTGACAAATTCAAAGCTGCTCATCTGACGTGTAAAGACACACAAAATTCGTATGAGGACTTGTCAAAGAAATATGAATCTCTAAAAGACGAATTTGATGAAATGAAACCTAAATATGAATTACAATATGCCGAATTAAGCAAGTATAAAAGTGACTGtaaggatttaaaaaaagaagtgacgagtttaaaaacaaaattacaaaagagTGATAATGTAGTAAAATATCTTCAAATTCAATCTGAAgaacaagaaattaaaatagaaaaattaaacgataCCAATCAGAAATTTGAACTAAGATTAGAAGATATGGGCAATTTGATAGATAAGCAGCGGAAAAGAATTGAAGAAGCCGATAAAGAACGAAGGGTTTTACATAATTTGGTCCAAGAACTAAAGGGAAATATACGAGTATTTTGCCGGGTTCGACCCCCGTTGTCCACTGAGGATCAACGACTAACTCTCGACGTTAATTATAAttctgataaaattgaaattaggACGCCACAAACCTCCAGCGTTAATGCTAAAACAAACGCACCTCTTGTACAGGAATTTTCTTATGATGCTGTCTTCCCACCTAGAGCAactcaaaaagaaatttttgaagatcTAGATATGCTTGTACAGTCAGCGTTAGATGGTTACCATGTTTGTGTATTTGCTTATGGACAAACCGGATCAGGAAAAACATATACTATGCAAGGAAATCCCTCGGAAAATGACCGTG gtaTGATCCCGCGGTCAGTCGAATCTCTATTTAAAAGAATATCAGATTTAAAGATAGCGGGTTGGACGTATGAAGTAGAAGCAAGTTTCTTGGAAGTGTACAATgaacaaattaaagatttgTTGAATCCATTATCAAAATTAccacatgaaataaaatacaacgaAGGAAAAGGAGTTATCGTCAcaaatttggaaataaaaactgtcaaatcaGATTCTGAATTGCAAGCATTAATATCTACAGCTGATCGAAACAGGGCAGTAGCCGTGACGAATTATAATGAACATAGTTCAAGATCTCACTCTGTCACCAAGATCACCCTCCGTGGAGTTGGTGACAATAACACGACGATTTTAAATGGGTCGATAAACTTAGTTGATTTGGCAGGTTCGGAAAACGCGAAGTTGAGTGACACTATAACAGAAACTAAACATATTAATAAGAGTTTGGCTGCACTTGGAAATGTAATGTTGGCTTTGCACAATGGTAATCGACATGTTCCTTACAGAAATTCGAAGCTGACTTATTTATTGGGTTCTTGTTTAGGGGGCAATTCTAAGACATTAATGTTTCTAAATATTGCCCCTTTCCAGGATTGTTTCTCGGAAACAATAAACGCTTTGAGATTTGCACAACaagtaaaaaatgtaaaaatgaattttaaaaaaaacaagtgtatgttatag
- the LOC111417376 gene encoding tubulin-specific chaperone E, whose product MMLNNCERTPVIGNRIECLGYIGTIKYIGQVSDYAGIWIGVDWDDPTRGKHNGTIKGVCYFEASFPTSGSFVRPEKVNLGQTAVTALTSRYGRHDDDVTAKLHEQQLQSVQQCINAPFLKLVGFDKITDKQSDFWNLKVVNLRLQSVYTSGDPGSIRALCPNIIELDISKNLIKSWLTIFDICSQLDNLEWLNVSENILEFPPDLDDYCYGSVRVLICNAMKLTWNNVLQLGKIFPNLEELRVPNNNITTLDTPEDHKLVHLKLLDLENNLIQNWEEILKLKFLKNLEQMILENIKLNKIYFEDQEKIIDFSHLKKLVLTNNLINDWESVGELNKLQKLEDLKFINNPILDKESFVISTELIIARLENLKVLNGTTLQSDERRGAEYRYLKKYGLEYLSLKDYDQRKEFLKKHNRYDDLITKHGMPEESEMKTTSKIIKGTLTELQIIFNERIIRKKLPPSMLVQKLGTLVQKLFQLTDRPTLIYTSNTKSNIEINLNDDCKELGFYSMQDGDRILVQM is encoded by the exons atgATGTTGAACAACTGTGAAAGAACACCGGTAATTGGAAATCGAATAGAATGTTTAGGGTACATTGgaacaattaaatatataGGCCAAGTTAGCGATTATGCAGGGATTTGGATTGGAGTAGATTGGGATGATCCAACAAGAGGGAAACACAATGGAACAATCAAGGGGGTGTGTTATTTTGAAGCTAG TTTTCCAACATCTGGGTCATTCGTACGTCCTGAGAAAGTTAATTTGGGCCAAACTGCTGTGACGGCTTTAACATCACGATATGGAAGACATGATGATGACGTTACGGCAAAACTTCATGAACAACAGTTACAATCTGTACAACAATGTATTAATGCTCCCTTTCTTAAGTTGGTTGggtttgataaaattacagaTAAACAAAG tgatttttggaatttaaaagttgtaaatTTACGTTTACAAAGTGTTTATACATCCGGCGATCCTGGTAGTATAAGAGCATTATGTCCAAATATAATAGAATTGGatatttcaaagaatttaataaaaagctGGTTAACAATTTTCGATATTTGCTCTCAATTGGATAACTTGGAGTGGTTAAATGTtagtgaaaatattttagagttTCCACCAGATTTAGATGATTATTGTTACGGATCTGTAAGAGTATTAATTTGTAATGCAATGAAATTAACCTGGAATAACGTTTTACAACTGGGAAAAATTTTTCCTAATTTAGAAGAACTAAGAGTtcccaataataatataaccaCATTGGATACACCAGAAGATCATAAATTggttcatttaaaattattagacTTGGAAAACAATCTAATTCAAAATTGGgaggaaattttaaaattaaaatttttaaagaacttGGAACAGatgattttagaaaatataaaattgaataaaatatattttgaggatcaagaaaaaatcatagatttttctcatttaaaaaaattagttttaacaAATAACTTGATTAATGAt TGGGAATCTGTTGGAGAATTAAACAAACTACAAAAACTAgaggatttaaaatttattaacaaccCTATTTTGGATAAGGAATCATTTGTTATTAGTACAGAGCTAATAATAGCCcgattagaaaatttaaaagttcttAACGGAACTACTCTTCAATCGGATGAACGACGTGGCGCTGAATatcgttatttaaaaaaatatggctTGGAGTATTTATCATTAAAAGATTATGATCAACGAAAGGAGTTTTTAAAGAAACATAATCGATACGACGACTTAATAAcaa aaCATGGAATGCCTGAAGAATCTGAAATGAAAACAacttcaaaaatcataaaggGTACATTAACCGAATTACAAATCATATTTAACGAGCGAAtcattagaaaaaaattacctcCATCTATGTTGGTTCAAAAATTAGGCACTTTggtgcaaaaattatttcaattaaccGATCGCCCAACCTTGATATATACAAGCAATACTAAaagtaatattgaaattaatttgaatgatGATTGTAAGGAGTTGGGATTTTATTCCATGCAAGATGGTGATAGAATTTTGGTTCAGATgtga